One genomic segment of Gemmatimonadota bacterium includes these proteins:
- a CDS encoding glycosyltransferase: MGRRRVLLVSYHFPPVGGAGVQRPAKFARYLPDFGWDVSVLQAANPSVPLLDPTLLADLPPDLVITTARTLEPSYAAKQATGISAPSSTAATRPSLLRRVASTVLQPDPQILWYPDAIRQGRALLRRLPHDAILATAPSYSNLLVGARLARWSGLPLLSDFRDEWDISSTYWENAAQGGLVMAVQQRMQRAVLRRSRTIIATTAASTARLAERAREAGSAATAHCIYNGWDAHDLAVAATVAPATPRIPGRIRLVYTGTLWNLTSIAPLISAIEQLVTGAPEFRDRLELVVVGRKTPEQQALLAPLASLGVTLADIPYCDHAIALATMQSADALLLLLSDLPGAERVAPAKVFEYLAVQRPILAVMPEGEIAALVRGAQSGGHYLPSDVAGITGWLRRLVEEGPPAAPTADAGARFERRQLASQLADLLTDATAGGTP; encoded by the coding sequence GTGGGTCGACGGCGCGTCCTCCTCGTCTCGTACCACTTCCCGCCGGTCGGCGGTGCCGGCGTCCAGCGGCCGGCGAAGTTCGCACGCTACCTCCCCGACTTTGGCTGGGATGTCTCGGTGCTCCAGGCGGCCAACCCGTCGGTGCCACTCCTCGACCCGACGCTCCTGGCCGACCTTCCGCCCGACCTCGTCATCACCACCGCGCGCACACTCGAGCCATCGTACGCCGCCAAGCAGGCCACCGGCATCAGCGCGCCGTCGTCGACCGCCGCCACGCGCCCGTCGCTGCTCCGGCGCGTCGCCAGCACGGTGCTGCAACCTGACCCCCAGATTCTCTGGTATCCCGACGCGATACGCCAAGGGCGCGCGCTGCTGCGTCGCCTGCCCCACGATGCGATTCTCGCCACCGCTCCGAGCTACTCCAATCTGCTCGTCGGTGCCCGTCTCGCGCGGTGGAGCGGGCTGCCGCTGCTAAGTGATTTTCGCGACGAATGGGACATCAGCAGCACCTATTGGGAGAACGCGGCGCAGGGTGGCCTCGTGATGGCGGTGCAACAGCGGATGCAGCGCGCCGTGCTGCGACGGAGCCGGACGATCATCGCCACCACGGCCGCCAGTACCGCGCGTCTCGCCGAGCGCGCCCGCGAGGCCGGCTCGGCGGCCACTGCGCACTGCATCTACAATGGCTGGGACGCGCATGACCTGGCGGTCGCGGCCACGGTCGCACCGGCGACGCCGCGCATCCCCGGACGCATCCGCTTGGTCTACACCGGCACGCTCTGGAACCTCACCTCGATCGCCCCGCTCATCAGCGCGATTGAACAGTTGGTGACCGGGGCCCCGGAGTTCCGCGACCGACTCGAGCTCGTGGTGGTCGGACGAAAGACGCCGGAACAACAGGCGCTGCTGGCGCCACTCGCGTCGCTCGGCGTCACCCTGGCCGACATTCCCTACTGCGACCACGCCATCGCCCTCGCCACCATGCAGTCGGCTGATGCCCTGCTGCTCCTCTTGAGCGACCTCCCGGGGGCCGAGCGGGTCGCGCCGGCCAAGGTCTTCGAGTACCTCGCCGTGCAACGGCCGATCCTCGCCGTGATGCCGGAGGGAGAGATCGCCGCCCTGGTGCGTGGCGCCCAGTCAGGGGGGCACTACCTTCCGTCCGATGTCGCGGGCATCACCGGCTGGCTCCGACGGCTGGTGGAGGAGGGGCCGCCGGCCGCCCCGACGGCCGACGCCGGTGCGCGGTTCGAACGCCGGCAGCTCGCCTCGCAACTCGCCGACCTGCTGACCGACGCGACCGCCGGAGGGACGCCGTGA
- the epsI gene encoding EpsI family protein translates to MREWQRWVPGTLLTVGCLLNATLLARRATSTPLAAPIASVAVTSLGSTGTDIPITPEEQRVAGMTAFILRGYEPANQPAYSIFVSYYDEQRQGKSIHSPKNCLPGAGWEPVESQAVVLQTTAGPVTVNRWLLVREGKSAIVYYWYQGRGRVAHDEFRVKFDLLRDAAVHGRTEEALVRIFVQVDSRDVAAADAVARAAAMPLVADVNRILPPL, encoded by the coding sequence ATGCGTGAATGGCAACGATGGGTGCCGGGGACGCTTCTGACGGTGGGGTGCCTGCTCAACGCCACCCTGCTCGCACGCCGCGCGACCTCCACGCCGCTGGCCGCGCCGATCGCCTCGGTCGCCGTCACGTCGCTGGGGTCCACGGGGACCGACATTCCGATCACCCCCGAAGAACAACGGGTCGCCGGGATGACCGCGTTCATTCTCCGGGGATACGAGCCCGCCAATCAACCGGCCTACTCGATCTTCGTCTCCTACTACGACGAGCAGCGACAGGGGAAGAGCATCCACTCCCCCAAGAACTGCCTTCCGGGGGCGGGATGGGAGCCGGTGGAGTCGCAGGCCGTGGTGCTCCAGACCACGGCGGGCCCGGTGACGGTGAACCGGTGGCTGCTGGTCCGCGAAGGAAAGTCGGCGATCGTCTACTACTGGTATCAAGGGCGGGGCCGTGTGGCCCATGACGAATTCCGCGTGAAGTTTGACCTGCTGCGCGACGCCGCGGTGCACGGTCGCACCGAGGAAGCGCTGGTGCGGATCTTCGTCCAGGTCGACTCGCGCGATGTCGCGGCGGCCGACGCGGTGGCACGGGCCGCGGCCATGCCGCTGGTCGCGGACGTGAATCGCATCCTGCCTCCGCTCTGA
- a CDS encoding exosortase/archaeosortase family protein: MVAPTVDVAIRPLADVARGEWTVRRALPWLLAAAAFVVLFASPARGLARDWWVDPDAGHGLLLTPVALWLAWKAGLRTDARPSPTWGTILLLGAVLLRALGSLAAEFFTQRFSILLALVGVTVFAFGWRQVRHWWLPFSLLLLSIPLPALITNKLAMPLQFRASKYGTMLIEMRHIPVRMKGNVIEIAGQMPGETFRLFVAEACSGLRSLTALLALGVMIGGMYLRTVSARVLLLLLAIPVAVAVNAVRIFLTAFLMYFVDPDLGRGFMHESQGWALFVVSFAAIGALGAIVGYGERTIHRWRTAHA, translated from the coding sequence ATGGTAGCTCCCACCGTCGACGTCGCGATTCGGCCGCTCGCCGACGTGGCGCGCGGGGAATGGACGGTCCGTCGCGCGCTGCCCTGGCTGCTCGCCGCGGCGGCGTTTGTGGTCCTCTTCGCCAGCCCGGCCCGTGGTCTCGCGCGCGACTGGTGGGTCGATCCGGATGCCGGTCACGGCCTGTTGCTGACCCCGGTCGCACTCTGGTTGGCGTGGAAGGCAGGCCTGCGAACGGATGCGAGGCCCTCACCAACCTGGGGCACGATCCTGCTGCTCGGCGCCGTCCTCCTGCGCGCCCTCGGCTCGCTCGCCGCCGAGTTCTTCACGCAGCGCTTCTCCATCCTCCTTGCCCTGGTCGGGGTGACGGTGTTCGCCTTCGGCTGGCGGCAAGTGCGCCACTGGTGGCTGCCGTTCTCGCTCCTGCTGCTCTCGATTCCCCTGCCGGCGTTGATCACGAACAAGCTGGCCATGCCGCTGCAGTTCCGCGCGTCGAAGTACGGCACGATGTTGATCGAGATGCGCCACATCCCGGTGCGGATGAAGGGCAACGTGATCGAGATCGCGGGCCAGATGCCGGGCGAGACCTTCCGTCTCTTCGTCGCCGAGGCGTGCAGCGGGCTCCGCTCCCTCACGGCCCTGCTCGCGCTCGGCGTGATGATTGGCGGGATGTATCTCCGCACCGTCAGTGCCCGCGTCCTGCTGTTGCTGCTGGCGATTCCGGTGGCAGTCGCGGTCAACGCCGTGCGCATCTTCCTCACCGCCTTCCTGATGTACTTCGTCGACCCCGACCTTGGTCGCGGCTTCATGCACGAAAGCCAGGGATGGGCGCTCTTCGTCGTCTCGTTTGCCGCAATCGGCGCGCTTGGCGCCATCGTCGGCTACGGGGAGCGGACGATCCACCGCTGGAGGACCGCGCATGCGTGA
- a CDS encoding sugar transferase encodes MAHVDDPRLDQSGTDSDALSEAAEESVWQDERLIRALNVTAATIGLIVTLPLWLLIALAIRLTSRGPVFYSQTRVGLDARALRPHRHDSRRREDIGGRPFTIWKFRTMTVDAERHGQAVWAKANDQRVTAIGGFLRSCRLDELPQLLNVIKGDMNLVGPRPERPQLFSELREQIPNYHHRQRVRPGITGHAQVHLQYDTSVEDVKRKVEHDLEYIATRSVWQDLTIMLKTIPVMLFRKGGW; translated from the coding sequence ATGGCACACGTGGACGATCCGCGACTCGACCAATCAGGAACCGATTCCGACGCCCTTTCCGAGGCGGCGGAGGAGTCGGTCTGGCAGGATGAGCGGCTGATCCGCGCGTTGAACGTCACCGCGGCGACGATCGGGTTGATCGTCACGCTGCCGCTCTGGCTGCTGATCGCCCTCGCCATCCGGCTCACCTCGCGGGGTCCGGTGTTCTACAGCCAGACCCGCGTCGGACTCGATGCGCGGGCGCTGCGCCCCCACCGTCACGATTCGCGGCGTCGCGAGGACATCGGTGGGCGGCCGTTCACCATCTGGAAGTTCCGCACGATGACCGTCGACGCCGAGCGACATGGTCAGGCGGTCTGGGCCAAGGCGAACGATCAGCGGGTCACCGCGATCGGCGGCTTCCTGCGCAGTTGCCGTCTCGATGAGCTGCCGCAGCTGCTCAATGTCATCAAGGGCGACATGAACCTGGTGGGCCCGCGTCCCGAGCGGCCCCAGCTGTTCAGCGAGTTGCGCGAGCAGATCCCGAACTATCACCACCGCCAGCGCGTGCGGCCCGGCATCACCGGGCACGCGCAGGTCCACCTGCAGTACGACACCTCGGTCGAGGACGTCAAGCGGAAGGTCGAGCACGACCTCGAGTACATCGCGACGCGGAGTGTCTGGCAGGATCTCACGATCATGCTCAAGACGATCCCCGTCATGCTCTTCCGGAAGGGCGGATGGTAG
- a CDS encoding polysaccharide biosynthesis/export family protein — MRKWTAIRELLGAALVAAMITVPARAQQPTVPVMVNAERAMVTRSELESALKEIEQNLAGSGYSAALRTAKQAQADAIRERLSQGDLRVGDLIRLDVAEVSSISNLYQVSSTRTIALPGAIEISVAGILRSELQDYLTTQLKKLVRDPTVRVVPTIRISVFGAVGKPGFVTPPATTLLSDVIQQFAGGPSNNVRWEKSKIKRGDKIVVDGPEFRDAVNTATTIDQLNLQAGDVIDVATKPAGGTFFRIMGALSAVTSVIWLGIQIF; from the coding sequence GTGCGCAAGTGGACCGCAATTCGTGAACTCCTCGGTGCCGCGCTGGTGGCAGCCATGATCACTGTGCCGGCTCGGGCCCAACAGCCCACCGTGCCGGTGATGGTCAACGCCGAGCGAGCCATGGTCACGCGCAGTGAGTTGGAGAGCGCGCTGAAGGAAATCGAGCAGAACTTGGCGGGGAGCGGGTACAGCGCCGCCCTCCGGACCGCGAAGCAGGCGCAGGCCGACGCCATCCGTGAACGGCTGTCCCAGGGTGACCTTCGGGTCGGCGACCTGATCCGCCTCGACGTGGCCGAGGTCTCCTCGATCTCGAACCTCTATCAGGTCTCGTCGACGCGCACCATCGCACTGCCGGGCGCGATCGAGATCTCCGTCGCCGGCATCCTGCGTTCCGAGCTCCAGGATTATCTGACCACCCAGCTGAAGAAGCTGGTCCGCGACCCGACGGTGCGCGTCGTGCCCACCATTCGCATCTCGGTCTTCGGTGCGGTGGGCAAGCCCGGCTTCGTCACCCCTCCGGCGACGACGCTGCTGAGCGATGTCATCCAGCAGTTCGCGGGCGGACCGTCCAACAACGTCCGCTGGGAGAAGTCGAAGATCAAGCGCGGCGACAAGATCGTGGTGGACGGGCCGGAATTCCGGGACGCCGTCAACACCGCCACCACGATCGACCAGCTGAACCTGCAGGCCGGCGACGTGATCGATGTGGCCACGAAGCCGGCGGGAGGCACCTTCTTCCGAATCATGGGCGCCCTGAGCGCCGTGACCTCGGTCATTTGGCTCGGCATCCAGATCTTCTAA
- a CDS encoding response regulator produces the protein MSLDRAPIAKHSPVVLIANDQEWTARAVESILVANGYRTHRAHTAAETLAMADRLDPDLVILDQQLPDFPGTEVCRRLRADQSFGPSLPIMITTAGPSGRQQRMAAYEAGAWEFYGQPLDAEALLQKLAVYCSAYGEVRQLRSDALIDAESGLYTRPGLTRRATELLGEARRHQRELSCVVWDIPRRLDPIQASNLGSGLRRQGRAADAFGRIAHDRFAVVAPGASQQGVERLVERFANVFRESLADGTLDIPATVITTSHESLPSDGVELLELLSPAMAA, from the coding sequence TTGAGCCTTGATCGTGCGCCGATTGCGAAGCACTCGCCTGTTGTGCTGATCGCGAACGACCAGGAATGGACCGCCCGGGCCGTCGAGAGCATCCTGGTGGCCAACGGCTATCGGACCCATCGGGCCCACACCGCCGCCGAGACGCTGGCGATGGCCGACCGGCTCGATCCCGACCTCGTCATCCTCGACCAGCAACTCCCGGACTTCCCCGGCACCGAAGTGTGCCGTCGGCTCCGCGCCGACCAGTCGTTCGGGCCGTCGCTTCCGATCATGATCACCACCGCCGGCCCCTCCGGCCGGCAGCAGCGGATGGCGGCGTACGAGGCCGGGGCGTGGGAGTTCTACGGCCAGCCCCTCGACGCCGAGGCGCTGCTCCAGAAGCTCGCCGTCTATTGCTCGGCCTACGGCGAGGTGCGCCAGTTGCGGAGTGACGCCCTCATCGACGCCGAATCGGGGCTCTACACCCGCCCCGGGTTGACCCGGCGCGCCACCGAGTTGCTCGGGGAAGCGCGGCGGCACCAGCGCGAGCTCAGCTGTGTCGTCTGGGATATTCCTCGCCGCCTCGATCCCATCCAGGCCTCGAACCTCGGCTCTGGGTTGCGTCGCCAGGGACGCGCCGCCGATGCCTTCGGCCGGATTGCCCACGACCGTTTCGCCGTGGTGGCGCCCGGGGCGTCCCAGCAGGGTGTGGAGCGACTAGTCGAACGCTTCGCGAACGTCTTCCGCGAGTCGCTCGCCGACGGCACCCTCGACATTCCCGCGACCGTCATCACGACCAGTCACGAATCGCTGCCGAGCGATGGCGTCGAACTGCTGGAGCTGCTCAGCCCGGCGATGGCGGCGTGA
- a CDS encoding polysaccharide biosynthesis tyrosine autokinase, whose translation MNTQLTPLSGNLPSFPAGGGALGAGSPLTGNSGGPRTSPITRYLSTLRRFKWLVLLMALLGLGGGFLVSRMRPESFVVRASMLLAMPVGDNGPISAGAVLGGDQWQKFMRSYRSLEPVARAQHLYLIGPKRLGGPPLPNGPSGPDAALLSGLEIGPSYTPGAYEMKISADGKGWELTQLKTSRKSRGVVGDSVGKEFGFAWLPTILPRWHGKTFEFDAITEREAAEDINSRLGVNIDFRGARFVLLTLSGQESEKTAATLNALLKEYETRAAVMKRVNLTAEAGVVDTQLRGAYDRLRNAEQALLAFQTGSITKPRMELPVTPGLSSTSPQGYTAFIARREAAEGLRRDRRDLQEALAKAQGGEIAVDLFLTIPSVNNSTELKQVLGDLVSNETQLRTARAQGYSDDCRACGVTGGPVYDLPELIRRIREIRSQTLPTYAQAVLRRLDGDIARLDSEVANAGRELQGIPSRTIEENRLKREVDIADETYKSLTGRSENARLREASALSDLSIYDPAVAPLLPSKNRKSVIIAVGLFAGLAGGLGLAFLLDLTDKRVRYADQITSGLGLTILGVVPEIRRAKGETPSAEEAAQVIEAFRTIRLNLSHTMGEGRGVLTISSPSPGDGKSLVASNLALSFAESGYRTLLIDGDTRRGELHRTFGQERRPGLLDHLTGELDLAQLTRKTSHPMLTLITAGSRKRNGPELLGGVLMRELISSMREAYDVVIVDSPPLGAGIDPFVLGTLTGNMILVMRSGATERDLAEAKLQIVDQLPIRLIGAVLNDVRSSASEYKYYSYSYGYGATDEGEDVGKLPATTS comes from the coding sequence TGCTCCTGGCGATGCCGGTCGGCGACAACGGGCCGATCTCGGCAGGCGCCGTCCTGGGTGGCGATCAGTGGCAGAAGTTCATGCGATCCTACCGCTCGCTCGAGCCCGTCGCCCGGGCCCAGCACCTCTACCTGATCGGGCCGAAGCGGCTCGGCGGGCCGCCGCTCCCCAACGGGCCGAGCGGCCCGGATGCGGCGCTCCTGAGCGGGCTTGAGATCGGGCCGTCCTACACGCCCGGGGCGTACGAGATGAAGATCAGTGCCGACGGCAAGGGCTGGGAATTGACGCAGCTCAAGACGTCGCGGAAGAGTCGTGGTGTGGTCGGCGACTCGGTCGGGAAGGAGTTCGGCTTCGCCTGGCTCCCGACGATCCTGCCGCGCTGGCACGGGAAGACGTTCGAGTTCGACGCCATCACGGAGCGCGAGGCGGCGGAAGACATCAATAGCCGGCTGGGCGTCAACATCGACTTCCGCGGTGCGCGATTCGTGTTGCTGACGCTGTCGGGCCAGGAGTCCGAGAAGACGGCGGCGACGCTGAACGCCCTGCTGAAGGAGTATGAGACGCGCGCCGCGGTGATGAAGCGGGTCAACCTGACGGCCGAGGCCGGCGTGGTCGACACCCAGCTGCGCGGTGCGTACGACCGGCTGCGCAACGCGGAGCAGGCGCTGCTGGCGTTCCAGACCGGCTCGATCACCAAGCCGCGCATGGAACTGCCGGTCACGCCGGGTCTCTCCAGCACCTCGCCGCAGGGCTACACGGCCTTCATTGCCCGGCGCGAGGCCGCCGAAGGGCTGCGCCGCGATCGTCGCGACCTGCAGGAGGCGCTTGCCAAGGCCCAGGGTGGCGAGATCGCGGTCGACCTCTTCCTGACCATCCCCTCGGTCAACAACAGCACCGAATTGAAGCAGGTCCTGGGCGACCTCGTCTCCAACGAAACCCAGCTCCGGACTGCGCGCGCGCAGGGATATTCGGACGATTGCCGCGCCTGCGGCGTCACCGGTGGCCCCGTCTACGACCTGCCGGAGTTGATCCGCCGCATCCGGGAGATCCGCTCGCAGACGCTGCCGACCTACGCGCAGGCCGTGCTCCGGCGCCTCGACGGCGACATCGCGCGCCTCGATTCCGAAGTGGCCAACGCCGGTCGCGAGTTGCAGGGAATTCCGAGCCGGACGATCGAAGAGAACCGTCTCAAGCGGGAAGTCGACATTGCCGATGAGACCTACAAGTCGCTGACCGGCCGCTCCGAGAACGCCCGGCTCCGCGAGGCGAGCGCCCTCAGCGATCTCTCGATCTATGACCCGGCGGTCGCCCCGTTGCTCCCATCCAAGAACCGGAAGTCGGTCATCATTGCGGTCGGCCTCTTCGCTGGCCTCGCCGGCGGGTTGGGCTTGGCGTTCCTGCTCGACCTCACCGACAAGCGTGTCCGCTACGCCGACCAGATCACCTCCGGCCTCGGCCTTACCATCCTCGGCGTCGTGCCGGAGATTCGCCGGGCCAAGGGCGAGACGCCGTCGGCAGAAGAAGCAGCGCAGGTCATCGAAGCGTTCCGCACCATTCGCCTCAATCTCTCCCATACCATGGGCGAGGGCCGCGGCGTGCTCACCATTTCCTCGCCGTCGCCTGGTGACGGCAAGTCATTGGTGGCCTCGAATCTGGCACTCTCGTTCGCCGAGTCGGGCTACCGCACACTGCTGATCGATGGCGACACCCGCCGCGGCGAGTTGCACCGGACCTTCGGCCAGGAGCGCCGCCCGGGGTTGCTCGACCACCTGACCGGCGAGCTGGACCTGGCGCAGCTGACCCGGAAGACCTCACATCCGATGCTCACGCTGATCACGGCAGGCAGCCGGAAGCGCAACGGCCCCGAACTGCTCGGTGGTGTCCTGATGCGCGAGCTGATCAGCTCGATGCGTGAGGCGTACGATGTCGTCATCGTCGACTCCCCGCCGCTCGGCGCCGGCATCGATCCCTTCGTCCTCGGCACCCTCACCGGCAACATGATCCTGGTGATGCGCTCGGGCGCGACGGAACGCGACCTCGCCGAGGCGAAGCTGCAGATCGTCGACCAGCTGCCGATCCGCCTCATTGGCGCGGTGCTCAACGATGTGCGCTCCAGCGCCTCGGAGTACAAGTACTACTCGTACAGCTACGGCTACGGCGCGACGGATGAAGGCGAGGATGTGGGCAAGTTGCCGGCGACGACCTCGTGA